A window of Castanea sativa cultivar Marrone di Chiusa Pesio chromosome 1, ASM4071231v1 contains these coding sequences:
- the LOC142622674 gene encoding HMG-Y-related protein B-like — MAAEEVNKPKSLPPYPEMIMDAIEALNEKNGSNKSAISRHIESTYGDLPAGHSALLTDHLNNMKDSGELVFYKNNYFKPDPNAPPRRGRGRPPKPKDPMSQGFDLGPTRPRGRPPKDPNAPALPKSPKVKAPPKSPKVKTSSASGKPRGRPRKMARPSGGLVGTTATTEPTATTTGKPRGRPPKVKDSMTEVSVEQ, encoded by the exons ATGGCGGCTGAAGAGGTTAATAAGCCTAAATCACTTCCTCCTTACCCAGAG ATGATTATGGATGCAATTGAAGCATTGAATGAAAAGAATGGTTCAAACAAATCAGCCATATCAAGGCACATTGAGTCCACATATGGGGACTTGCCTGCTGGCCACTCGGCACTCCTCACTGACCACCTCAACAACATGAAAGACAGTGGAGAGCTTGTTTTTTATAAGAACAACTACTTTAAGCCGGACCCAAATGCACCTCCTAGGCGGGGGCGTGGCAGGCCGCCAAAGCCAAAGGACCCAATGTCACAGGGCTTTGACTTGGGTCCCACGAGGCCTAGGGGTCGCCCACCTAAGGACCCGAATGCGCCTGCACTGCCAAAGTCGCCCAAGGTGAAGGCTCCGCCTAAGTCGCCCAAGGTGAAGACCTCATCGGCTAGTGGGAAGCCGAGAGGGCGGCCAAGGAAGATGGCTAGGCCTAGTGGAGGATTGGTAGGAACAACGGCAACAACAGAGCCAACAGCAACAACTACTGGAAAGCCTAGGGGTCGACCTCCGAAGGTGAAGGATTCAATGACTGAAGTGAGTGTTGAACAGTAG
- the LOC142622832 gene encoding DNA repair protein RAD4 isoform X2 — MRTRNESKRQKQSSGMDNAKKALPESENRSRLESHDDSGTLADISREAVGRLLRRSNKRDSSGKEKHYNNPSQHDSIGMFQTEGGRKRDDKLDVDSGAQWNISEAEGCSKDPTGKNAHEKKVDEGNFLSENQEELNDSDWEDGSIPISDSTCNLPVTIEFSETPISGIRKPVRRASAEDKELAELVHKVHLLCMLARGRLIDRACDDPLIQASLLSLLPPHLLNIAKVAELTADALRPLVLWFQNSFRVKSSTNAERSFPLALAFALETHEGTPEEIVALSVALFRALNLTTRFVSILDVSSLKPEADRSESFIQDASRSSKGIFKTSTLMVAKPKHALVSPVKSFSCNESGNICETSQRGSCKSMDNIAQSKDSPVAGELDAIMSDSLHCEARNDISDASLIKKSQGLNRKGDLEFEMQLEMALTATAVVTQESKIESDVKDLNSSNFSSPLKRMKRIVSEESPTSSQGISTAVGSRKVGSPLYWAEVYCNGDNLTGKWVHVDVVNAIIDGELRVEAMAAACKTSLRYVVAFAGQGAKDVTRRYCMKWYKIVSHRVNSIWWDAVLAPLRELEAGATAGMVHTEKQHIEASAEHEKVEASRKLDNPTRDDISGGANLHGKLGLEISKKSGKSSLSNSFVASRSSLEDMELETRALTEPLPTNQQAYKNHQIYAIERWLTKYQILHPKGPVLGFCSGHPVYPRSCVHTIKTKERWLREGLQIKANELPVKELKRSAKLQKVQVPEDDECGGGNYEGTVKLYGKWQLEPLNLPHAVNGIVPKNERGQVEVWSEKCLPPGTVHLRLPRVFYVAKRLEIDYAPAMVGFEFRNGHSHPVFDGIVVCAEYKDAILEAYSEEEERREAEEKKRSEAQAISRWYQLLCSIITRQRLNNRYGGSLSSQTSTGTNTQHINNKLNAPVGGGDEGKQSHVCQKEDINHADLDSQASLPEDHEHVFLTENQTFDEDSLVLTKRCHCGFSVQVEEL, encoded by the exons atgcgAACCAGGAACGAGTCCAAGCGGCAGAAACAATCTTCTG GTATGGACAATGCTAAaaaagctctgccggaatcagaAAACAGAAGCCGTTTAGAGTCGCATGATGACAGTG GAACACTTGCTGACATATCAAGGGAGGCTGTTGGCAGACTTCTTAGACGTTCCAATAAGCGTGACTCTTCCGGGAAAGAGAAACATTATAACAACCCGAGCCAGCATGATTCAATTGGCATG TTTCAGACAGAGGGTGGGCGAAAAAGAGATGATAAATTAGATGTGGATTCAGGGGCCCAGTGGAATATTTCAGAGGCTGAAGGTTGTAGTAAGGATCCAACGGGAAAGAATGCCCATGAAAAGAAAGTTGATGAGGGAAATTTCCTCTCAGAAAATCAGGAGGAATTGAATGACTCGGACTGGGAAGACGGTTCAATACCCATTTCAGATTCCACATGCAATCTTCCAGTTACAATTGAATTTAGTGAGACACCAATTTCTGGTATAAGGAAACCTGTTCGTAGAGCTTCTGCCGAGGATAAG GAATTGGCAGAGCTTGTACATAAGGTTCATTTGCTTTGTATGCTTGCACGTGGCAGATTAATTGACAGAGCTTGTGATGATCCTCTTATTCAG GCTTCTTTACTGTCTCTTCTACCTCCACACTTGCTGAACATAGCAAAGGTCGCAGAACTTACTGCAGATGCTTTGCGTCCCCTTGTTCTTTGG TTTCAAAATAGCTTCCGTGTTAAAAGCTCAACCAATGCAGAGAGGTCATTTCCTTTGGCTTTGGCCTTTGCTCTTGAAACTCATGAAGGGACTCCAGAGGAG ATTGTTGCATTGTCTGTGGCACTATTTAGAGCTTTGAATCTTACAACCCG GTTTGTGTCCATTTTGGATGTTTCCTCCTTAAAACCAGAAGCTGATAGGTCTGAATCTTTCATTCAAGATGCAAGCAGATCGAGTAAGGGGATATTTAAAACTTCAACACTAATGGTGGCTAAaccaaagcatgctttggtcTCTCCTGTTAAATCATTTTCATGCAATGAGAGTGGCAATATCTGTGAAACTTCTCAGAGGGGTTCATGCAAAAGTATGGATAACATTGCTCAGTCCAAAGATTCACCTGTTGCTGGTGAGCTGGATGCTATAATGTCAGATTCATTACATTGTGAGGCAAGAAATGATATCTCTGACGCAAGCCTTATCAAGAAATCTCAGGGACTGAATAGGAAAGGGGATCTTGAGTTTGAGATGCAGTTGGAAATGGCTCTAACTGCAACAGCAGTTGTGACTCAGGAGAGCAAAATAGAATCAGATGTGAAAGACTTGAACTCATCGAATTTCTCTTCTCCactgaaaagaatgaaaagaattgTAAGTGAAGAATCTCCTACTTCTTCCCAGGGGATCTCTACTGCAGTTGGCTCAAGAAAAGTAGGATCTCCTTTGTATTGGGCAGAAGTATACTGCAATGGTGACAACTTGACTGGAAAGTGGGTGCATGTTGATGTTGTCAATGCAATTATTGATGGGGAGCTGAGGGTCGAAGCTATGGCTGCTGCATGCAAAACATCTTTGAGATATGTGGTTGCTTTTGCTGGGCAAGGTGCCAAAGACGTGACACGCAG GTATTGTATGAAGTGGTACAAGATAGTATCACATCGAGTTAATTCAATTTGGTGGGATGCAGTGTTGGCACCACTGAGAGAGTTAGAGGCAGGAGCCACTGCAGGCATGGTCCATACAGAAAAGCAACACATTGAGGCCTCGGCTGAACATGAAAAAGTAGAAGCATCCAGAAAGTTGGATAATCCAACTAGGGATGATATTTCAGGAGGTGCTAACTTGCATGGGAAGCTAGGCCTAGAAATCTCAAAAAAGAGTGGTAAATCTTCTCTGAGCAATTCTTTTGTTGCTAGCAGGAGCTCTCTTGAGGACATGGAGTTAGAAACTAGGGCATTAACTGAGCCTCTTCCAACTAACCAGCAG GCCTATAAAAACCATCAAATTTATGCTATTGAAAGGTGGCTTACCAAGTATCAGATACTTCATCCAAAGGGTCCAGTTCTTGGCTTTTGTTCTGGTCATCCAGTTTATCCACGGAGTTGTGTACACACAATCAAGACAAAAGAAAGATGGCTACGGGAAGGGCTGCAAATTAAAGCGAATGAGCTTCCTGTGAAG GAGTTGAAACGCTCTGCAAAGCTTCAAAAAGTACAGGTTCCTGAAGATGATGAATGTGGTGGGGGTAATTATGAAGGAACTGTTAAACTTTATGGGAAGTGGCAACTGGAACCTTTGAATCTGCCTCATGCTGTAAATGGAATTGTTCCAAag AATGAACGTGGTCAAGTGGAAGTTTGGTCTGAGAAGTGCCTCCCACCTGGTACTGTGCACTTGAGGTTACCGAGGGTGTTTTATGTTGCCAAGAGATTGGAGATCGATTATGCGCCTGCTATGGTTGGTTTCGAATTCCGAAATGGACACTCACATCCTGTCTTTGATGGTATTGTGGTGTGTGCTGAGTACAAGGATGCAATTTTAGAG GCATactcagaagaagaagaaagaagagaggcCGAAGAGAAGAAACGAAGTGAAGCACAAGCTATTTCTAGGTGGTATCAGCTTCTTTGTTCTATCATAACTCGGCAAAGGTTGAACAACCGTTATGGTGGCAGCTTGTCATCACAAACATCCACTGGGACTAACACTCAACatattaataacaaattaaatgcACCAGTTGGTGGAGGTGATGAAGGCAAgcagtctcatgtatgccagaAAGAAGACATAAATCATGCCGATTTGGATTCTCAAGCTAGCCTGCCAGAAGACCATGAGCATGTATTCTTGACAGAGAACCAGACTTTTGATGAGGATAGTTTGGTGCTGACAAAGCGATGTCATTGTGGATTTTCAGTCCAAGTGGAGGAATTGTAG
- the LOC142622832 gene encoding DNA repair protein RAD4 isoform X1 produces the protein MRTRNESKRQKQSSGMDNAKKALPESENRSRLESHDDSGTLADISREAVGRLLRRSNKRDSSGKEKHYNNPSQHDSIGMFQTEGGRKRDDKLDVDSGAQWNISEAEGCSKDPTGKNAHEKKVDEGNFLSENQEELNDSDWEDGSIPISDSTCNLPVTIEFSETPISGIRKPVRRASAEDKELAELVHKVHLLCMLARGRLIDRACDDPLIQRSLYIALLRVAFHFPNLLLSWLKPKPLFIRGRDNSLASKASLLSLLPPHLLNIAKVAELTADALRPLVLWFQNSFRVKSSTNAERSFPLALAFALETHEGTPEEIVALSVALFRALNLTTRFVSILDVSSLKPEADRSESFIQDASRSSKGIFKTSTLMVAKPKHALVSPVKSFSCNESGNICETSQRGSCKSMDNIAQSKDSPVAGELDAIMSDSLHCEARNDISDASLIKKSQGLNRKGDLEFEMQLEMALTATAVVTQESKIESDVKDLNSSNFSSPLKRMKRIVSEESPTSSQGISTAVGSRKVGSPLYWAEVYCNGDNLTGKWVHVDVVNAIIDGELRVEAMAAACKTSLRYVVAFAGQGAKDVTRRYCMKWYKIVSHRVNSIWWDAVLAPLRELEAGATAGMVHTEKQHIEASAEHEKVEASRKLDNPTRDDISGGANLHGKLGLEISKKSGKSSLSNSFVASRSSLEDMELETRALTEPLPTNQQAYKNHQIYAIERWLTKYQILHPKGPVLGFCSGHPVYPRSCVHTIKTKERWLREGLQIKANELPVKELKRSAKLQKVQVPEDDECGGGNYEGTVKLYGKWQLEPLNLPHAVNGIVPKNERGQVEVWSEKCLPPGTVHLRLPRVFYVAKRLEIDYAPAMVGFEFRNGHSHPVFDGIVVCAEYKDAILEAYSEEEERREAEEKKRSEAQAISRWYQLLCSIITRQRLNNRYGGSLSSQTSTGTNTQHINNKLNAPVGGGDEGKQSHVCQKEDINHADLDSQASLPEDHEHVFLTENQTFDEDSLVLTKRCHCGFSVQVEEL, from the exons atgcgAACCAGGAACGAGTCCAAGCGGCAGAAACAATCTTCTG GTATGGACAATGCTAAaaaagctctgccggaatcagaAAACAGAAGCCGTTTAGAGTCGCATGATGACAGTG GAACACTTGCTGACATATCAAGGGAGGCTGTTGGCAGACTTCTTAGACGTTCCAATAAGCGTGACTCTTCCGGGAAAGAGAAACATTATAACAACCCGAGCCAGCATGATTCAATTGGCATG TTTCAGACAGAGGGTGGGCGAAAAAGAGATGATAAATTAGATGTGGATTCAGGGGCCCAGTGGAATATTTCAGAGGCTGAAGGTTGTAGTAAGGATCCAACGGGAAAGAATGCCCATGAAAAGAAAGTTGATGAGGGAAATTTCCTCTCAGAAAATCAGGAGGAATTGAATGACTCGGACTGGGAAGACGGTTCAATACCCATTTCAGATTCCACATGCAATCTTCCAGTTACAATTGAATTTAGTGAGACACCAATTTCTGGTATAAGGAAACCTGTTCGTAGAGCTTCTGCCGAGGATAAG GAATTGGCAGAGCTTGTACATAAGGTTCATTTGCTTTGTATGCTTGCACGTGGCAGATTAATTGACAGAGCTTGTGATGATCCTCTTATTCAG AGGTCACTTTATATTGCATTGTTGAGAGTAGCTTTCCACTTCCCAAATTTACTGCTCTCATGGTTGAAACCAAAGCCTCTGTTTATAAGGGGTCGAGACAATAGTTTGGCTTCAAAG GCTTCTTTACTGTCTCTTCTACCTCCACACTTGCTGAACATAGCAAAGGTCGCAGAACTTACTGCAGATGCTTTGCGTCCCCTTGTTCTTTGG TTTCAAAATAGCTTCCGTGTTAAAAGCTCAACCAATGCAGAGAGGTCATTTCCTTTGGCTTTGGCCTTTGCTCTTGAAACTCATGAAGGGACTCCAGAGGAG ATTGTTGCATTGTCTGTGGCACTATTTAGAGCTTTGAATCTTACAACCCG GTTTGTGTCCATTTTGGATGTTTCCTCCTTAAAACCAGAAGCTGATAGGTCTGAATCTTTCATTCAAGATGCAAGCAGATCGAGTAAGGGGATATTTAAAACTTCAACACTAATGGTGGCTAAaccaaagcatgctttggtcTCTCCTGTTAAATCATTTTCATGCAATGAGAGTGGCAATATCTGTGAAACTTCTCAGAGGGGTTCATGCAAAAGTATGGATAACATTGCTCAGTCCAAAGATTCACCTGTTGCTGGTGAGCTGGATGCTATAATGTCAGATTCATTACATTGTGAGGCAAGAAATGATATCTCTGACGCAAGCCTTATCAAGAAATCTCAGGGACTGAATAGGAAAGGGGATCTTGAGTTTGAGATGCAGTTGGAAATGGCTCTAACTGCAACAGCAGTTGTGACTCAGGAGAGCAAAATAGAATCAGATGTGAAAGACTTGAACTCATCGAATTTCTCTTCTCCactgaaaagaatgaaaagaattgTAAGTGAAGAATCTCCTACTTCTTCCCAGGGGATCTCTACTGCAGTTGGCTCAAGAAAAGTAGGATCTCCTTTGTATTGGGCAGAAGTATACTGCAATGGTGACAACTTGACTGGAAAGTGGGTGCATGTTGATGTTGTCAATGCAATTATTGATGGGGAGCTGAGGGTCGAAGCTATGGCTGCTGCATGCAAAACATCTTTGAGATATGTGGTTGCTTTTGCTGGGCAAGGTGCCAAAGACGTGACACGCAG GTATTGTATGAAGTGGTACAAGATAGTATCACATCGAGTTAATTCAATTTGGTGGGATGCAGTGTTGGCACCACTGAGAGAGTTAGAGGCAGGAGCCACTGCAGGCATGGTCCATACAGAAAAGCAACACATTGAGGCCTCGGCTGAACATGAAAAAGTAGAAGCATCCAGAAAGTTGGATAATCCAACTAGGGATGATATTTCAGGAGGTGCTAACTTGCATGGGAAGCTAGGCCTAGAAATCTCAAAAAAGAGTGGTAAATCTTCTCTGAGCAATTCTTTTGTTGCTAGCAGGAGCTCTCTTGAGGACATGGAGTTAGAAACTAGGGCATTAACTGAGCCTCTTCCAACTAACCAGCAG GCCTATAAAAACCATCAAATTTATGCTATTGAAAGGTGGCTTACCAAGTATCAGATACTTCATCCAAAGGGTCCAGTTCTTGGCTTTTGTTCTGGTCATCCAGTTTATCCACGGAGTTGTGTACACACAATCAAGACAAAAGAAAGATGGCTACGGGAAGGGCTGCAAATTAAAGCGAATGAGCTTCCTGTGAAG GAGTTGAAACGCTCTGCAAAGCTTCAAAAAGTACAGGTTCCTGAAGATGATGAATGTGGTGGGGGTAATTATGAAGGAACTGTTAAACTTTATGGGAAGTGGCAACTGGAACCTTTGAATCTGCCTCATGCTGTAAATGGAATTGTTCCAAag AATGAACGTGGTCAAGTGGAAGTTTGGTCTGAGAAGTGCCTCCCACCTGGTACTGTGCACTTGAGGTTACCGAGGGTGTTTTATGTTGCCAAGAGATTGGAGATCGATTATGCGCCTGCTATGGTTGGTTTCGAATTCCGAAATGGACACTCACATCCTGTCTTTGATGGTATTGTGGTGTGTGCTGAGTACAAGGATGCAATTTTAGAG GCATactcagaagaagaagaaagaagagaggcCGAAGAGAAGAAACGAAGTGAAGCACAAGCTATTTCTAGGTGGTATCAGCTTCTTTGTTCTATCATAACTCGGCAAAGGTTGAACAACCGTTATGGTGGCAGCTTGTCATCACAAACATCCACTGGGACTAACACTCAACatattaataacaaattaaatgcACCAGTTGGTGGAGGTGATGAAGGCAAgcagtctcatgtatgccagaAAGAAGACATAAATCATGCCGATTTGGATTCTCAAGCTAGCCTGCCAGAAGACCATGAGCATGTATTCTTGACAGAGAACCAGACTTTTGATGAGGATAGTTTGGTGCTGACAAAGCGATGTCATTGTGGATTTTCAGTCCAAGTGGAGGAATTGTAG